A region from the Riemerella anatipestifer genome encodes:
- the glf gene encoding UDP-galactopyranose mutase, producing the protein MSKQYDYLIVGSGLFGAVFACEMTKKGKKCLVIERREHIAGNIYTENIEGINVHKYGAHIFHTNNKEVWDYVNSFVEFNRYTNSPVANYKGKLYNLPFNMNTFYQLWGVKTPAEARAKIEEQRAEYKHIVEPKNLEEQALVLGGKDIYEKLIKGYTEKQWGRPATEIPAFIIRRLPFRFTFDNNYFNDTYQGVPNGGYTLLVEKMLEGIEVRLNTDYFKNREHWDSIAETVVYTGKIDEFFDFQYGALDYRSLRFETEILDEANYQGNAVVNYTEREIPFTRIIEHKHFEFGTQPKTIVTREYPQDMAEGEEAYYPINDERNQAVYQKYKALADECGNVIFGGRLAEYKYYDMHQVVAKALEMIASI; encoded by the coding sequence ATGAGTAAACAATATGATTATCTAATAGTAGGGAGTGGCTTATTCGGAGCGGTATTTGCTTGCGAAATGACGAAGAAAGGCAAGAAATGTCTTGTTATAGAGCGTCGTGAACATATCGCAGGAAATATTTATACGGAAAATATAGAGGGTATTAATGTCCATAAATATGGTGCTCATATTTTTCATACAAATAATAAAGAGGTCTGGGACTATGTAAATTCTTTTGTGGAATTTAACCGATACACCAACTCTCCGGTAGCTAACTATAAGGGGAAATTGTACAATCTCCCTTTTAATATGAATACTTTCTATCAGTTATGGGGAGTTAAAACCCCTGCTGAAGCTCGAGCAAAAATAGAGGAACAAAGAGCAGAATATAAGCATATTGTTGAGCCTAAAAACCTTGAAGAACAAGCCTTGGTGTTGGGAGGAAAAGATATCTATGAAAAATTGATAAAAGGCTATACAGAGAAGCAATGGGGCAGACCTGCTACGGAGATACCCGCTTTTATTATTAGGAGGCTTCCTTTTAGATTTACATTTGATAATAATTATTTTAATGATACTTACCAAGGAGTACCTAACGGAGGATATACATTGCTGGTAGAAAAAATGTTAGAGGGGATAGAAGTAAGGCTCAATACTGATTATTTTAAAAATCGGGAACATTGGGATTCTATTGCTGAAACTGTTGTTTATACAGGTAAAATAGATGAGTTTTTTGATTTTCAATACGGAGCACTCGATTATCGTAGTTTGAGATTTGAAACGGAAATTTTAGATGAAGCCAATTATCAGGGGAATGCAGTGGTAAATTATACTGAGAGAGAAATACCATTTACTAGAATTATAGAACATAAACATTTTGAATTTGGCACACAGCCTAAAACCATTGTTACGAGAGAATATCCGCAAGATATGGCTGAAGGAGAGGAAGCGTATTACCCAATCAATGATGAGAGAAACCAAGCGGTTTATCAAAAATATAAAGCCTTGGCAGATGAATGTGGAAACGTAATTTTTGGCGGAAGGTTGGCGGAATATAAATACTATGATATGCATCAAGTGGTCGCAAAGGCACTAGAGATGATCGCATCTATTTAA
- a CDS encoding ABC transporter ATP-binding protein, protein MKNNTTSSLGFFNYFRRIIGWHIYGYILLNFLVGILDGLGLAMFIPLLSIATGDATNNESLGQLEFLVIAIKRLGIELNLATALGLMISLFVLKGIFFYIRTIYFTKIRLVAMRKIRWNLLSGFKDLSYEGFTKLDAGRVQNNMISEVDKLVNAMVTYFVSIQHVVMLLTYVVLAFLSNWQFAIMVGIGGGLTNIFYKYINKKTKEYSRKQSFIGHDFNGNLIQAINNFKYLKATNYFKTYERKLKNNIWVSEDISFKMGKIGAIAESLREPMIIIIIAIVILVQVNIMGGSFGSILVSLLLFYRALAHLVSMQNSWNGFMRTSAGLESVELILSEFKHYQEPELQGEIQNISTIDTKNVSVTYGRTPILKNINLSISSKSSIALVGESGAGKTTLANVLCGLLPPHEGEVFVDDISLYNSNLNSFRDKVGYITQEPVIFDDSIFNNVTFWAEKTPKNIERFWRTMEMVSMKTFVEGVENKEDARLGNNGILVSGGQKQRISIARELYKEVELLVMDEATSALDSETEKHIKESIDMLQGKFTMIIIAHRLSTVKNVDQVYLMEKGEIINHGTFGELLNKSERFKKMVELQEV, encoded by the coding sequence ATGAAAAATAATACGACAAGTAGCCTTGGATTTTTTAATTATTTTAGAAGAATAATAGGGTGGCATATCTATGGTTATATACTACTAAACTTTTTGGTCGGAATACTTGATGGTTTAGGGTTAGCTATGTTCATTCCTTTGTTATCTATTGCCACCGGAGATGCTACTAACAATGAGTCTTTAGGTCAATTAGAATTTTTAGTTATAGCAATTAAACGATTGGGAATTGAATTGAATCTAGCTACAGCTCTTGGGTTGATGATAAGTTTATTCGTTCTCAAAGGTATTTTCTTCTACATTAGAACAATTTATTTTACCAAAATACGCCTAGTAGCCATGCGGAAAATAAGATGGAATCTACTGTCAGGCTTTAAGGATTTATCTTATGAGGGCTTTACTAAGCTAGATGCAGGAAGAGTTCAAAATAATATGATAAGTGAGGTTGATAAGTTGGTTAATGCTATGGTTACCTATTTTGTGAGCATTCAGCATGTAGTCATGCTACTTACCTATGTGGTTTTAGCTTTCTTATCTAATTGGCAATTTGCTATTATGGTAGGTATAGGAGGTGGGCTAACCAATATTTTCTATAAATATATCAATAAAAAAACCAAAGAGTATTCAAGAAAGCAGTCTTTTATAGGACACGATTTTAATGGTAATCTTATTCAGGCAATAAACAACTTTAAGTATTTAAAAGCAACAAACTATTTTAAAACTTATGAGAGGAAACTGAAAAATAATATTTGGGTATCAGAAGATATTAGTTTTAAGATGGGGAAAATTGGAGCTATAGCTGAGAGTTTACGAGAGCCTATGATTATTATTATCATTGCAATCGTGATTTTAGTTCAGGTAAATATTATGGGGGGTAGTTTTGGTTCCATTTTAGTGAGTTTGCTTTTATTTTATAGAGCTTTGGCTCACTTAGTGAGTATGCAAAACTCTTGGAATGGTTTTATGAGAACTTCTGCTGGTTTAGAATCGGTAGAGCTTATTCTTTCTGAATTTAAACATTACCAAGAACCAGAATTGCAGGGAGAAATTCAAAATATTAGTACTATTGATACGAAAAATGTTAGTGTTACATATGGACGAACTCCTATTTTGAAAAATATTAATCTTAGTATTAGTTCAAAGTCATCTATAGCTTTGGTGGGAGAGAGTGGTGCAGGGAAAACCACTTTAGCCAATGTATTGTGTGGTTTGTTACCGCCTCATGAAGGAGAGGTTTTTGTAGATGATATATCCTTATATAATAGTAATTTAAATAGTTTTAGAGATAAGGTAGGCTATATCACTCAAGAGCCTGTGATATTTGACGATAGTATTTTTAATAATGTTACCTTTTGGGCAGAAAAAACACCTAAAAATATAGAACGATTTTGGCGTACCATGGAAATGGTTTCTATGAAGACTTTTGTGGAGGGTGTAGAAAATAAAGAAGATGCAAGATTGGGTAATAATGGTATTTTAGTTTCAGGAGGTCAAAAACAAAGGATTTCTATTGCCAGAGAACTTTATAAAGAGGTTGAGTTATTGGTGATGGATGAGGCAACCTCTGCCTTGGATTCCGAAACGGAAAAACATATTAAGGAAAGTATAGATATGCTACAAGGTAAGTTTACAATGATTATTATTGCTCATAGATTATCCACTGTCAAAAATGTAGACCAAGTATATCTGATGGAAAAAGGGGAGATTATTAATCATGGGACTTTTGGTGAGTTACTAAACAAGTCTGAAAGATTTAAAAAAATGGTAGAATTGCAAGAAGTTTAA
- the folE gene encoding GTP cyclohydrolase I FolE: protein MNNHFDNDDDVFTGKEHTPLRADAFEKTTEEKIAIIEKHFAEIMQTLGLDMTDDSLKDSPKRVAKMYVNEIFGGLLPENKPGISTFSNKYKYRQMLVEKDITVYSFCEHHFLPIIGRAHVAYISNGEVIGLSKINRIVDYYAKRPQVQERLTMQIVDALKEALGTNDVACIIDAKHLCVNCRGIKDTASSTITAELSGIFRTNPITRQEFLHYVGSHAKLD from the coding sequence ATGAATAACCATTTTGATAATGATGACGATGTGTTTACAGGCAAAGAGCACACACCCCTAAGAGCTGATGCCTTTGAGAAGACAACCGAAGAAAAAATTGCCATTATAGAGAAACATTTTGCCGAAATCATGCAAACTTTAGGGCTAGATATGACAGATGACTCTCTAAAAGATTCGCCTAAGCGAGTAGCCAAAATGTATGTAAATGAGATTTTTGGTGGATTACTTCCAGAAAATAAGCCAGGTATCTCTACTTTTAGCAACAAGTATAAATACAGACAAATGCTTGTGGAAAAAGACATTACAGTCTATTCTTTTTGTGAGCATCATTTTTTGCCTATCATTGGTAGAGCTCATGTGGCTTATATCTCTAACGGAGAGGTGATTGGATTATCCAAAATCAATAGAATTGTAGATTACTACGCCAAACGCCCACAAGTGCAAGAAAGACTCACCATGCAAATAGTAGACGCTCTAAAAGAAGCTCTCGGCACTAATGATGTAGCTTGTATTATTGATGCTAAGCACCTCTGTGTTAATTGTAGAGGTATCAAAGACACGGCTAGTTCCACCATTACAGCGGAACTTAGTGGTATCTTTAGAACTAATCCTATCACTAGGCAAGAGTTTCTGCACTATGTTGGTAGTCATGCAAAACTAGATTAA
- the cysS gene encoding cysteine--tRNA ligase, with translation MLKIYNSLTGEKEVFKPILDHNVGMYVCGPTVYSNVHLGNVRTFMSFDFIYRTLTYLGYKVRYVRNITDAGHLTDDGDVNNDRFVKQSRLEKLEPMEIVQKYTVDFHKVLELFNLLPPTIEPTATGHIVEQIELTQKLIDKGFAYESNGSVYFDVKAYNEKGLNYGELSRRNIEELFANTRDLDGQGEKKNPQDFALWKKASPAHIMRWNSPWGEGFPGWHLECTAMSTKYLGEKFDIHGGGMDLKFPHHECEVAQGKACNGTSPVNYWMHANMLTMNGQRMSKSTGNYILPMQLISGENDFFEKPFHPSVVRFCFMQAHYRSVLDISNEAMIASEKGFQRLMEAMSVLENLSANSNNTAFNIEDWKSKCHAALLDDFNAPILIAHLFEAVKFIFALKDGKESISETDLILLKETLNSLVFDVLGLQKIEENNNEKLDQALQILINLRNEARKAKNWELSDQIRDQLLEKGIELKDGKEGTTYSLS, from the coding sequence ATGCTTAAAATATATAACTCTCTCACAGGAGAAAAAGAAGTCTTTAAACCTATTTTAGACCATAATGTAGGTATGTATGTGTGTGGTCCTACGGTATATAGCAATGTACACTTAGGCAATGTGCGTACTTTTATGTCCTTTGATTTTATTTACCGTACTTTAACCTATTTAGGCTACAAAGTGCGTTATGTAAGAAATATTACTGATGCAGGACACCTTACCGATGACGGCGATGTAAACAACGACCGCTTCGTAAAACAGTCAAGGTTAGAGAAACTAGAACCAATGGAAATTGTACAAAAATACACTGTAGATTTCCATAAAGTTTTAGAACTTTTCAATCTACTTCCTCCAACCATTGAACCTACCGCTACGGGACATATTGTGGAACAAATAGAACTCACACAAAAACTAATAGACAAGGGCTTCGCTTACGAAAGTAATGGTTCGGTTTATTTTGATGTAAAGGCTTACAACGAAAAAGGATTAAACTACGGTGAACTTTCCAGAAGAAACATAGAGGAACTTTTTGCCAACACTAGAGATTTAGACGGACAAGGCGAAAAGAAAAATCCACAAGATTTCGCATTATGGAAGAAAGCCTCTCCAGCTCATATTATGAGATGGAACTCTCCTTGGGGAGAAGGTTTCCCTGGTTGGCACTTAGAATGTACTGCTATGAGCACTAAATATTTAGGTGAAAAGTTTGATATACACGGAGGTGGAATGGATTTAAAATTCCCTCACCACGAATGTGAGGTTGCTCAAGGCAAAGCATGTAATGGAACTTCACCCGTAAACTATTGGATGCACGCCAATATGTTGACAATGAACGGACAGCGAATGAGTAAATCCACAGGAAACTATATCCTCCCAATGCAGCTTATTTCTGGCGAAAATGATTTTTTTGAAAAACCATTTCATCCATCAGTAGTGCGTTTTTGCTTTATGCAAGCCCATTATCGTAGCGTGTTAGACATTTCTAACGAAGCTATGATTGCCAGCGAAAAAGGCTTCCAAAGACTTATGGAGGCTATGAGTGTTTTAGAAAATTTATCAGCTAACAGCAACAACACTGCATTTAATATTGAAGATTGGAAATCTAAATGCCACGCTGCATTGCTAGATGATTTTAACGCTCCTATACTTATTGCCCATTTATTTGAGGCAGTTAAATTTATTTTTGCATTAAAAGATGGCAAAGAAAGTATAAGTGAAACAGATTTAATCTTATTAAAAGAAACTCTAAATAGTCTAGTATTTGATGTTTTAGGGCTTCAAAAAATAGAAGAAAATAATAACGAAAAGCTAGACCAAGCTCTTCAAATCCTAATCAACCTTAGAAACGAAGCTAGAAAAGCTAAAAATTGGGAATTAAGCGACCAGATTAGGGACCAACTGCTAGAAAAAGGCATTGAACTAAAAGATGGTAAAGAAGGGACGACTTATAGTTTGAGCTAA
- a CDS encoding SDR family NAD(P)-dependent oxidoreductase → MGRTVFITGATSGIGKATAELLAQQGYRLIICGRRAEVLEELKEKLSLKTEVYALVFDVRNADEVERSIASLPESFKDIDILINNAGNAHGLEPLSDGNISDWDMMMDANVKGLLYVSKPIISRMKEAKKGHIINISSVAARQTYANGVVYCASKRAVDVISEGMRIELTSFGIKVTNIQPGAVETDFSKVRFKGDEARAKAVYEGYEALKAEDIADAVAYCINAPERVSIAELCIYPKAQAEPRTICR, encoded by the coding sequence ATGGGAAGAACGGTATTTATAACAGGAGCTACATCGGGCATAGGGAAGGCTACGGCAGAGCTTTTGGCTCAACAGGGATACAGACTTATCATTTGTGGACGAAGAGCGGAAGTTCTAGAAGAGCTTAAAGAAAAATTATCTTTAAAAACAGAGGTATATGCTTTAGTTTTTGATGTTAGAAACGCTGATGAGGTAGAACGCTCCATAGCATCTTTGCCTGAGAGTTTCAAGGATATAGATATACTCATCAATAATGCGGGGAATGCTCACGGATTAGAGCCTCTGTCAGATGGTAATATTTCCGATTGGGATATGATGATGGACGCTAATGTGAAAGGTTTACTTTATGTCTCAAAACCGATTATTTCTAGAATGAAAGAGGCTAAGAAAGGACATATCATCAATATATCTTCCGTTGCGGCTCGCCAAACTTATGCTAATGGAGTGGTCTATTGTGCTTCTAAAAGGGCGGTAGATGTGATTTCGGAAGGTATGAGGATAGAGCTTACTAGTTTTGGTATTAAAGTGACTAATATTCAGCCGGGAGCGGTAGAAACCGATTTCTCTAAAGTGAGATTTAAAGGAGATGAAGCAAGGGCTAAAGCCGTTTATGAAGGTTACGAAGCCTTGAAAGCTGAAGATATTGCAGATGCAGTAGCATATTGTATTAACGCTCCAGAGCGTGTTTCTATAGCGGAGCTTTGTATTTATCCTAAAGCACAAGCGGAGCCTAGAACTATTTGTAGATAA
- a CDS encoding threonine/serine exporter family protein, with product MAYDILEKVFWAVFVSLGFAVLFNTPRRALWAVALLGALGFGIKTILLVYVLNGQVVMATLLGASAVGLSGLYFAHRVHTPPIVFTIPAVINMIPGTLGYNFMMGIIRIVSSKKENSITVENLIEIINNGLNAGFTILVLAFGVVFPILILNTRTVKNKDLNRYLKYKMIKLKRKGFK from the coding sequence ATGGCGTATGATATTTTAGAAAAGGTATTTTGGGCAGTATTTGTATCGTTAGGTTTTGCGGTACTTTTTAATACTCCAAGAAGGGCTCTGTGGGCGGTGGCACTGCTGGGAGCTTTAGGTTTTGGAATTAAGACGATACTGTTAGTTTATGTACTGAATGGACAAGTGGTAATGGCAACGCTTTTAGGGGCATCTGCTGTGGGATTGTCAGGGTTATATTTTGCTCACCGAGTACACACGCCACCTATTGTATTTACAATACCTGCGGTTATCAATATGATACCGGGGACATTGGGGTATAATTTTATGATGGGGATTATACGCATTGTATCGTCTAAAAAAGAAAATTCTATCACAGTGGAGAATTTGATAGAGATTATCAATAACGGGCTAAATGCAGGATTTACTATTTTGGTGTTGGCGTTTGGAGTTGTTTTTCCAATTTTGATATTAAATACTAGAACGGTAAAGAATAAAGACTTAAACAGGTATCTTAAATATAAAATGATTAAACTTAAAAGAAAAGGTTTTAAATAA
- a CDS encoding threonine/serine ThrE exporter family protein: protein MENNKQSITTLAKLLTEVATLLISNGANSTRTKRNVVRIAEAYGYHVEVFFSFSGIFLSLYDKDGNNTETLVKTINKHGIDFNLISDISVLSWDIAAHKLPYDEVEKRLDEIRSKPHYSVWVKMLWIGMATAALSQLFSGTYLEFLVVFLASVIGFWVRLFLIKKEYNLFMQSLVSAFVSVSVVKMALVFGLPEGHAALTACVLWLIPGVPLINGFLDLLEGHIVSGWAKAALGTMIVFMIAVGYYLSVFVFRLFYGV, encoded by the coding sequence ATGGAAAATAACAAGCAGTCTATAACTACACTAGCAAAGCTTTTAACAGAGGTGGCTACGCTTCTCATTTCTAATGGTGCTAACTCTACCAGAACAAAACGAAATGTAGTGCGTATTGCAGAAGCTTATGGCTACCATGTGGAAGTGTTTTTCTCTTTTTCGGGGATATTTCTATCCTTGTATGATAAAGATGGAAATAACACAGAAACATTAGTGAAAACTATCAATAAGCACGGTATAGACTTTAATCTTATTTCGGATATTAGCGTTCTTAGTTGGGATATAGCAGCACACAAACTTCCTTATGATGAAGTAGAAAAAAGATTAGACGAAATAAGAAGTAAGCCTCACTATTCTGTGTGGGTTAAAATGCTGTGGATTGGTATGGCAACAGCGGCTCTTAGTCAGTTGTTTTCAGGGACTTATTTAGAGTTTTTAGTAGTATTTCTAGCGAGTGTCATTGGCTTTTGGGTAAGATTATTTTTAATTAAAAAAGAATATAATCTGTTTATGCAGAGCTTAGTTTCGGCGTTTGTGTCTGTATCAGTAGTAAAAATGGCATTGGTTTTTGGTTTGCCAGAAGGTCATGCAGCACTTACGGCATGTGTACTTTGGTTGATACCAGGAGTGCCTTTAATCAATGGATTTTTAGACTTGTTGGAGGGGCATATTGTTTCAGGGTGGGCTAAAGCAGCCTTAGGAACAATGATTGTTTTTATGATAGCAGTAGGTTATTATTTATCAGTATTTGTATTCAGGTTATTTTATGGCGTATGA
- the yajC gene encoding preprotein translocase subunit YajC translates to MNLLILLQAQAQPSIMPTFIMIGGMIVFFYFFMIRPQMKKQKQEKNFQESLKPGRMVVTTSGIHGRVSQVTEDGVILETMAGKLKFEKAAISRDFTQNRFPDTKEVADKK, encoded by the coding sequence ATGAATTTACTTATTTTACTTCAAGCACAAGCACAGCCATCTATAATGCCGACTTTCATTATGATAGGAGGTATGATAGTTTTCTTTTACTTTTTTATGATTCGTCCACAGATGAAAAAACAGAAGCAAGAGAAAAACTTCCAAGAATCTCTAAAACCTGGTAGAATGGTGGTTACCACATCTGGGATACACGGTAGAGTTTCACAAGTAACAGAAGATGGTGTGATACTAGAAACTATGGCAGGTAAACTTAAATTTGAAAAAGCCGCTATATCACGAGATTTTACACAAAACAGATTTCCAGATACTAAAGAAGTAGCGGACAAGAAATAA
- a CDS encoding DUF1573 domain-containing protein: MRKITKITALLGFSVLSLTACNKNEKPEVLNPETEVAEQISVEEQLHTEQSDMVKQAQSSPLTSVALSAPSFDFGVVKSGSIVEHTYEITNTGKNPLIISNVKPTCGCTVPDYTKEPILPGKVAKVTLKFDSGSFQGMQQKFVEVYANTEKTPIVLSFTADVQ; this comes from the coding sequence ATGAGAAAAATTACAAAAATAACTGCCCTTTTGGGATTTAGTGTATTATCTCTAACGGCTTGTAATAAAAATGAAAAGCCAGAAGTACTTAATCCAGAAACGGAAGTTGCAGAACAAATTTCAGTTGAGGAGCAACTGCACACAGAGCAATCTGATATGGTAAAACAAGCACAATCTTCACCATTAACATCGGTGGCTTTATCAGCTCCAAGTTTTGATTTTGGTGTGGTTAAATCAGGTTCTATTGTAGAGCATACTTATGAAATTACAAATACAGGTAAAAATCCACTAATTATTTCTAATGTTAAGCCTACTTGTGGTTGTACTGTTCCTGATTATACTAAAGAGCCTATATTACCAGGTAAAGTGGCAAAGGTAACTCTTAAATTTGACTCGGGTAGTTTCCAAGGAATGCAGCAAAAATTTGTGGAAGTTTATGCTAACACAGAAAAAACACCTATTGTATTGAGCTTTACAGCAGATGTACAATAG
- the nusB gene encoding transcription antitermination factor NusB codes for MLGRRQIREKVVQTLYAYQQNPLSQDALQRKMFSEIEKIYHLYVYQLNFLVGLKHLAEHQMEISKGKFLKTEEDLNPNQKFIRNQVLENIENNQERLSFTSKHQNLKWDLDDDLLVKTFQRMKAGKRYQDFMQNDEVSFEDDQKFLGKLFLRYVAENEAFHELMEEKEISWVDDLHISNTMIQKTIGFIREGEPSHTLIKIIKDEEDRSFAQKLLQYSLSHWEDTEIKLKERLKNWELDRVSLMDRVILIAAITELDHFPLTPSKVIINEYIEISKAFSTDKSQVFINGLLGKYAEDINRF; via the coding sequence CCAAGATGCGTTGCAAAGAAAAATGTTCTCAGAAATAGAGAAGATTTATCATTTGTATGTTTATCAGCTTAATTTTTTAGTTGGTCTAAAGCATTTGGCAGAACACCAAATGGAAATAAGCAAAGGTAAGTTTTTAAAGACCGAGGAAGACCTTAATCCTAATCAGAAGTTCATTAGAAACCAAGTTCTAGAAAATATAGAGAATAATCAGGAGCGACTTTCGTTTACCTCAAAACATCAAAACCTAAAGTGGGACTTAGATGACGATTTGTTGGTAAAGACTTTCCAAAGGATGAAGGCAGGGAAGCGTTACCAAGATTTTATGCAGAATGACGAAGTGTCTTTTGAAGACGACCAAAAATTCCTTGGGAAATTATTTTTGAGGTATGTGGCAGAGAATGAGGCATTCCATGAGTTGATGGAAGAGAAAGAAATTAGCTGGGTAGATGACCTACATATTTCTAACACGATGATACAAAAGACTATTGGTTTTATAAGAGAAGGTGAGCCAAGCCATACACTTATCAAAATTATTAAAGATGAGGAAGACAGAAGTTTTGCACAAAAGTTATTGCAATACAGTCTAAGCCATTGGGAAGATACGGAAATAAAGCTAAAAGAACGCCTTAAAAACTGGGAATTAGACCGAGTTTCTCTTATGGATAGAGTGATTTTGATAGCGGCTATCACAGAATTAGACCATTTCCCACTAACGCCTTCTAAAGTGATTATCAACGAATATATAGAAATTTCTAAGGCGTTTTCTACGGATAAAAGTCAGGTGTTTATCAACGGACTTTTAGGTAAATATGCAGAAGACATCAATCGTTTTTAA